The following are encoded in a window of Stieleria sp. JC731 genomic DNA:
- a CDS encoding enoyl-ACP reductase: protein MQFQGKKGLILGVANENSIAWAIAQEIMNAGGVCGFTHLPDRPDDERKRNRRRVSQLTDKHENAAFLLPMDAQKDEDIRSVFDATAEKFGKIDFLLHSMAFADRDDLAKDTIYTSRAGFALAMDVSVYTLLACCAAAKPIMNPGGAIATMTYFGGEKCVPGYNVMGVCKAALEAAMRYAAYDLGPSDIRVNALSAGPVRTLAGRAAGVEEMLKLYGRMAPLGRNITHEEVGRTGAFLLSDLSNGITGEVLHIDGGYNAMGSPGRLLEDVK, encoded by the coding sequence ATGCAATTTCAGGGAAAAAAGGGGCTGATTTTAGGAGTCGCCAACGAGAATTCGATCGCTTGGGCCATTGCTCAGGAAATCATGAATGCGGGTGGAGTTTGCGGGTTTACGCACCTCCCAGACCGCCCCGATGATGAGCGTAAACGGAACCGCCGTCGGGTGTCTCAGCTAACCGACAAACATGAAAACGCGGCCTTTCTGCTACCAATGGACGCGCAAAAGGACGAAGACATCCGCAGCGTTTTTGATGCGACGGCAGAAAAGTTCGGAAAAATTGATTTCCTGCTGCACTCGATGGCGTTCGCCGACCGTGATGACCTGGCCAAAGACACGATCTACACCAGCCGAGCGGGCTTTGCCCTGGCAATGGACGTCAGTGTTTACACCCTGTTGGCGTGCTGTGCTGCGGCAAAACCGATCATGAATCCAGGCGGGGCGATCGCCACCATGACCTATTTCGGCGGCGAAAAATGCGTGCCCGGATATAACGTCATGGGGGTTTGCAAAGCCGCCCTAGAAGCCGCTATGCGATACGCGGCGTACGACCTGGGCCCCAGCGACATTCGTGTCAACGCGTTGTCCGCAGGTCCCGTCCGAACCCTGGCCGGTCGTGCCGCCGGTGTCGAAGAGATGCTGAAACTCTACGGCCGTATGGCACCGCTTGGACGCAATATCACCCACGAAGAAGTCGGCCGAACCGGAGCGTTCTTGCTTAGCGACCTAAGCAACGGGATCACCGGCGAAGTTCTTCACATCGATGGTGGTTACAACGCGATGGGCAGCCCCGGACGACTTCTCGAAGACGTCAAATAA
- a CDS encoding NUDIX hydrolase produces MNLPNESDDPTLLKGARFNVERLMLQGDDGKLYQREVVRHPGAVVLLPVLGDGSVVMIDNTRPTVGETLLELPAGTREPGEEAIITAGRELIEETGYTAGKLDLMLEFYSAPGISDELMFLYRASELVEGEAQREATESIVNRIVAKEEIPSLIKDGKIRDAKTLVGLYAYLLG; encoded by the coding sequence ATGAATCTACCGAACGAGTCTGATGATCCGACGTTGTTGAAAGGGGCAAGGTTCAACGTCGAACGTCTGATGCTACAGGGCGATGACGGAAAGTTGTACCAGCGTGAAGTTGTTCGTCACCCCGGGGCGGTCGTTTTGTTGCCAGTCTTGGGCGACGGAAGCGTGGTGATGATCGACAATACACGTCCAACTGTCGGTGAGACGCTATTGGAGCTTCCCGCCGGAACTCGCGAACCCGGTGAGGAAGCGATCATCACGGCGGGACGCGAGTTGATCGAGGAAACCGGCTATACCGCGGGTAAGCTGGACCTGATGTTGGAGTTTTACTCGGCACCAGGCATCAGCGACGAATTGATGTTTCTCTATCGTGCCAGCGAATTGGTCGAGGGCGAGGCTCAGCGCGAAGCGACCGAATCGATTGTCAATCGGATCGTCGCGAAAGAAGAGATCCCTAGTCTGATCAAGGATGGGAAGATTCGTGATGCCAAGACCTTGGTCGGGCTTTACGCATATCTTTTGGGCTGA
- a CDS encoding sigma-54 interaction domain-containing protein: MTNPVTTTRTREFSSPVDSYAFFRELTESVTQVRGRTAFLKRSLPEFVRALSLDGAAIVTQRQGGWKVDAWSGATASNQYDSRSNHDAYRPDRANPPSLPVDLIASAIDNGAPVVNEGWFVIPAISNGTTQQSTKSPLSCLVINLPKADFDRGQVDQNRLLRVSKVFLSHAVLAEQGERQRLRIEQLSQVLRAASRWQRNQLQPSSDEDSLLNEIADTAIKLLDCQRVSIFLWDKRRKKLVGKPSIGIDDPLVISDDAGIVGEVLATGEPQIWNGGDDDESRVNRSVDQSLDFQTTSLVAVPLIGQRGETIGVFEAINHRDNAFADSHVSLLNDLALHAAGAIEALRVQKRLTASRDRLVRDAASSSPLIGEHPDIVAIRQSGTRVAGTDLTVMILGSNGTGKEVVARHIHYESERRGEPFVAVNCAALVESLLESELFGHEKGAFTDANSTRVGKFELASGGTLFLDEVGDMSPGGQAKLLRVLEQREVVRVGGSVPIPVDVRVIAATNQPLEQLIAEKRFREDLFFRLNVVSLVLPDLAKRGDDILLLAEHFMQHFCYEIGRKVPTLSESAKAALLSHPWPGNVRELRNTIERVCYLTSGDIVQAVDLEIRSLSGQPSGGNAVSHVAVDADSLAEATRLFQINHILSSIDRCNGNMTEAAERMDLHRSNLYRKMKQLGMKTGDV, translated from the coding sequence ATGACTAATCCAGTGACTACAACCCGCACCCGTGAATTTTCCAGCCCCGTGGACTCCTACGCGTTTTTTCGTGAGCTGACCGAATCAGTGACCCAGGTTCGTGGACGAACCGCGTTTCTGAAGCGATCACTACCAGAATTTGTCCGTGCACTCAGTCTCGATGGCGCCGCTATCGTCACCCAGCGACAGGGGGGATGGAAAGTTGACGCTTGGTCAGGTGCCACAGCATCCAACCAATATGATTCCCGATCGAATCATGACGCCTACCGCCCAGATCGCGCAAACCCGCCATCTTTGCCAGTCGACTTGATCGCCAGTGCTATCGACAACGGTGCACCTGTGGTCAATGAAGGCTGGTTTGTGATCCCCGCCATCTCCAATGGCACCACGCAGCAAAGCACCAAATCACCGCTGTCTTGCTTGGTAATCAACCTGCCCAAAGCAGATTTTGATCGAGGGCAGGTCGACCAAAATCGTTTACTGCGCGTCTCGAAAGTTTTTCTCTCGCACGCCGTTCTCGCCGAACAGGGCGAGCGTCAGCGTCTTCGGATTGAGCAGCTCAGCCAAGTTTTGCGTGCAGCCTCGCGCTGGCAGCGAAATCAATTGCAGCCCTCCAGTGATGAAGACTCGTTGCTCAATGAAATCGCTGACACCGCAATCAAGTTGCTCGATTGCCAACGGGTAAGCATTTTTCTATGGGACAAGCGACGTAAAAAATTGGTTGGAAAACCATCTATCGGAATCGACGACCCATTGGTCATTTCCGATGACGCTGGCATCGTTGGTGAAGTGCTGGCAACCGGTGAACCCCAAATTTGGAATGGTGGCGATGACGATGAATCACGGGTGAACCGTTCAGTCGATCAGTCACTGGATTTCCAGACCACATCATTGGTCGCAGTGCCATTGATCGGACAGCGTGGCGAAACGATCGGCGTGTTCGAAGCGATCAATCATCGCGACAACGCGTTTGCCGATTCCCATGTCTCGTTGCTCAACGACTTGGCCCTTCATGCGGCCGGTGCGATCGAAGCGTTGCGAGTGCAGAAGCGATTGACCGCGTCCAGGGACCGCCTGGTTCGTGATGCCGCCAGCAGCAGTCCGCTTATCGGCGAACATCCAGATATCGTTGCGATTCGGCAGTCAGGGACTCGGGTTGCAGGCACAGACCTGACCGTCATGATCCTTGGCAGTAATGGTACCGGCAAGGAGGTCGTCGCGAGGCACATCCACTATGAAAGTGAACGTCGCGGAGAGCCATTCGTCGCGGTGAACTGCGCCGCATTGGTCGAATCGTTACTCGAAAGCGAATTGTTTGGCCACGAGAAAGGTGCCTTTACCGACGCGAACTCGACCCGTGTCGGCAAGTTCGAATTGGCAAGCGGAGGAACGTTGTTTCTCGATGAAGTCGGGGATATGAGCCCTGGCGGGCAAGCCAAACTGCTTCGCGTTCTCGAGCAGCGTGAGGTCGTCCGTGTTGGCGGAAGCGTCCCAATCCCGGTCGATGTGCGTGTCATCGCAGCGACGAACCAACCGTTGGAACAACTGATCGCCGAGAAACGTTTCCGGGAAGATTTGTTCTTCCGCTTGAATGTTGTGTCGCTTGTTTTGCCAGATTTGGCAAAACGAGGCGATGACATCTTGCTGTTGGCGGAGCACTTTATGCAGCACTTCTGCTATGAAATCGGACGCAAGGTTCCGACCTTGTCTGAATCGGCAAAGGCTGCTTTGTTGTCGCACCCGTGGCCCGGCAATGTTCGCGAATTACGGAACACGATTGAACGTGTTTGTTACTTGACGTCCGGCGATATCGTCCAAGCTGTTGATCTGGAAATTCGTTCTTTGTCAGGGCAACCGTCCGGCGGGAACGCTGTTTCTCATGTTGCGGTTGATGCAGATTCGTTGGCCGAGGCGACGCGATTGTTCCAAATCAATCACATCCTGTCATCGATCGATCGATGCAACGGGAATATGACTGAGGCCGCCGAGCGAATGGATCTGCACCGATCCAATCTTTATCGAAAGATGAAACAGCTGGGCATGAAAACGGGCGATGTTTAG
- a CDS encoding thioredoxin family protein: MVRTASTMLPLGTKAPEFSLPECDGGTVSLADFQGKKALLVMFVCNHCPYVKHVADQLKSLSDDYLAKDVAVVAISSNDADAYPDDSPEKMSEEKKTRGYVFPYLYDGDQKVAQAYAAACTPDFFLFDSEQKLAYRGQLDSSRPKTDIPVTGEDLRAAIDAVLAGEKPTDQQRPSLGCNIKWKEGNEPAYFNSAGVS, encoded by the coding sequence ATGGTACGTACCGCAAGCACAATGTTGCCTTTGGGCACCAAGGCTCCCGAGTTCTCGCTACCAGAATGCGACGGGGGCACCGTTAGCTTGGCAGATTTCCAAGGCAAAAAGGCCTTGTTGGTGATGTTCGTTTGCAACCATTGCCCCTACGTAAAACATGTCGCTGACCAGCTGAAATCACTGTCTGACGACTACTTGGCCAAAGACGTCGCAGTCGTCGCGATCAGCAGCAACGATGCAGATGCCTATCCGGATGATTCGCCAGAAAAGATGAGCGAAGAAAAGAAGACTCGAGGCTACGTGTTTCCGTATTTGTATGACGGCGATCAGAAAGTCGCCCAAGCCTACGCCGCTGCCTGCACACCGGATTTCTTCTTGTTCGACTCCGAACAGAAACTGGCCTACCGCGGACAATTGGATTCATCTCGTCCAAAGACGGATATTCCTGTCACGGGCGAAGATTTGCGTGCGGCGATCGACGCGGTTTTGGCAGGTGAAAAACCGACCGACCAACAACGTCCATCGTTGGGATGCAACATCAAGTGGAAAGAGGGCAACGAACCCGCATACTTCAACTCTGCTGGCGTTAGCTGA
- a CDS encoding prenyltransferase/squalene oxidase repeat-containing protein: MLSYLQSLTLRLAAGASQLDPAIRDHHAQWLISQQRDDGGFAGREGESDPYYTAFALRALWIVDALSEPIGHRAALFLRSRLNRRESVVDLISLIFAAAICEMSVGAQVLQDDDATWADNVAGLLESLRTDDGGFAKSPEGRAGSTYQTFLSVLCLELMGRQPIAPESIRAFIDSQAHQDGGYLEIRAAKRPGVNPTAAAIGTLKTLDQLGSVDTKATAEFLADMQSDEGGFTANTRIPFADLLSSCTAMITLEDLDAIDMIDRNAVRRYAQSMQMPSGGFVGFQLDQTADVEYTFYGLAALAMCESV; the protein is encoded by the coding sequence GTGCTCTCCTACCTTCAATCGCTAACGCTTCGACTCGCCGCCGGTGCATCGCAGCTCGATCCGGCAATCAGGGATCACCACGCCCAATGGCTGATCAGCCAACAGCGTGATGACGGCGGGTTCGCCGGACGCGAAGGCGAAAGCGATCCGTACTACACCGCGTTTGCTTTGCGAGCGTTGTGGATCGTTGATGCGTTGTCCGAACCGATAGGCCACCGGGCAGCACTATTCCTGCGGTCACGGCTGAATCGGCGAGAAAGCGTTGTGGACCTGATCTCGCTAATCTTCGCTGCTGCCATTTGCGAGATGTCCGTTGGGGCGCAGGTCTTGCAAGATGACGATGCGACCTGGGCCGACAATGTTGCAGGACTACTGGAATCGCTGCGGACCGACGATGGAGGGTTTGCCAAATCGCCCGAAGGACGCGCCGGCAGCACCTACCAAACGTTCCTGTCCGTTCTTTGCCTGGAACTGATGGGACGGCAACCGATCGCTCCCGAATCCATACGCGCTTTCATCGATTCGCAAGCCCACCAGGATGGTGGATATCTGGAGATCCGCGCGGCGAAGCGGCCTGGTGTGAACCCAACCGCGGCAGCGATCGGCACGCTAAAGACACTGGACCAGTTGGGATCCGTTGACACCAAAGCCACAGCAGAATTTTTAGCGGACATGCAATCCGACGAAGGTGGCTTTACGGCGAACACGCGCATTCCGTTTGCGGACCTTCTTAGCAGTTGCACTGCAATGATCACGTTGGAAGACCTAGACGCCATCGACATGATCGATCGAAATGCGGTTCGGCGTTATGCACAGTCGATGCAAATGCCATCAGGAGGCTTCGTCGGTTTCCAACTCGATCAAACCGCGGACGTGGAATACACGTTCTATGGCCTCGCAGCTTTAGCAATGTGCGAATCCGTTTAG
- a CDS encoding M28 family peptidase, which yields MGESATAIMESHRTLTASTNQPNVDRHTSDSGAGLATKVILVGLVVFLLFGVGVFVQVMLRRGPVTDQSPSSVPIPERYDSDRAMGYLTKLCEFGPRPSGSEAMERQQRYLESFFLERGAKVTRQEFETRNPNDGSALTMTNLIASWHPERPIRFLFCAHYDTRPFPDRDRQNRKGTFIGANDGASGTAGLMELSNQLDDLPDDIGVDLVMFDGEEFVFAENRDRYFLGSTYYAQTYQDSPPEVPFRSGVLFDMIGDKELKLYYELNSIRFAKPVAQSFWQVARRLRVDAFVPKARHDLRDDHLPLNRIGKIPTIDVIDFDYPRPGIGSPSYWHTQQDVPDNCSGESIAAVVWVAHEWIMQQSRSAKQPNR from the coding sequence ATGGGCGAGTCAGCAACCGCGATCATGGAGAGTCACAGGACATTGACCGCCTCAACGAACCAGCCAAACGTTGACCGCCACACTTCTGATAGCGGTGCCGGACTGGCAACGAAAGTCATCCTGGTGGGCCTTGTCGTCTTTCTTCTATTCGGCGTAGGTGTCTTCGTCCAAGTCATGCTGCGACGCGGACCGGTCACCGACCAGTCGCCTTCGAGCGTTCCGATTCCTGAACGTTATGACTCGGACCGTGCGATGGGATATCTCACGAAGCTTTGCGAATTCGGGCCGCGTCCGTCTGGTAGCGAAGCGATGGAGCGACAGCAGCGGTACTTAGAAAGCTTTTTCTTGGAACGCGGCGCCAAAGTTACTCGTCAAGAGTTTGAAACGCGCAACCCCAACGACGGGAGTGCGTTAACGATGACCAACTTGATCGCATCATGGCATCCCGAACGTCCGATCCGTTTCCTGTTTTGTGCACACTATGACACCCGCCCATTCCCGGATCGCGATCGGCAAAACCGCAAAGGCACATTCATCGGTGCCAATGACGGTGCCAGCGGTACGGCTGGGCTAATGGAACTGTCCAATCAACTCGATGACCTTCCTGATGACATCGGTGTCGACTTGGTCATGTTTGACGGTGAAGAGTTCGTGTTCGCGGAAAACCGAGATCGTTATTTCCTCGGTTCGACTTATTACGCACAAACCTATCAAGACAGCCCACCGGAAGTTCCGTTCCGATCCGGCGTGTTGTTCGACATGATCGGCGACAAAGAACTGAAGCTTTACTACGAACTGAACAGCATTCGGTTTGCCAAACCGGTGGCGCAATCATTTTGGCAAGTCGCACGTCGTCTCCGCGTCGATGCCTTTGTTCCCAAAGCACGCCACGACCTTCGTGATGATCACCTACCGTTGAATCGTATCGGAAAAATTCCGACGATCGATGTGATTGACTTTGACTACCCACGACCGGGGATCGGCAGTCCTTCGTATTGGCACACGCAACAAGACGTCCCGGATAACTGCAGCGGCGAATCGATCGCTGCCGTTGTTTGGGTTGCACACGAGTGGATCATGCAACAAAGCCGTTCCGCAAAGCAACCAAACCGCTAG
- a CDS encoding DUF6807 family protein, with product MSQDAISLQANEDGVWVSANDTRICFYQRALNQRDGKHACAHYLHPVYDLDGDELTEDFPKDHLHHRGLFWAWHQLTVHGHPIGDGWMIERFNWDVKECESVDRSNNAAGLNLLVHWTSPDFKKGEQPVVVEETALTFFPDQENLRQIDFDVQLKATSAGTRIGGSNDDKGYGGFSLRVKMPDDLRFASQNGPEVPAYATVAASPWMTMRGSFNSAKQSSITVLTHPVSVGYPQPWILRSKRSMQNPVWPGQHPVELSDTQPTRLRYRVLIHRGTEDSQTINRWQRSYIEDASAAVVA from the coding sequence ATGTCACAAGATGCGATCAGTCTGCAAGCGAACGAAGACGGTGTTTGGGTTTCGGCCAATGACACCAGGATTTGTTTTTACCAGCGAGCGTTAAATCAACGCGACGGAAAGCATGCTTGTGCGCATTACTTGCATCCGGTTTATGACTTGGATGGCGATGAGTTGACCGAGGATTTTCCTAAAGATCACTTGCACCACCGAGGGCTATTTTGGGCGTGGCATCAGCTGACTGTTCATGGCCATCCAATTGGCGACGGATGGATGATTGAGCGTTTCAACTGGGATGTCAAAGAATGCGAATCGGTAGACCGCAGCAACAACGCGGCCGGTCTAAACCTATTGGTGCATTGGACCTCACCCGACTTTAAAAAAGGGGAGCAGCCAGTCGTGGTGGAAGAAACCGCGTTGACGTTCTTTCCAGACCAAGAGAATCTTCGACAGATCGATTTTGATGTGCAGCTGAAAGCGACGAGTGCAGGTACCCGAATCGGTGGCTCGAATGACGATAAAGGCTATGGTGGCTTTTCTCTTCGCGTCAAAATGCCAGATGACCTCCGGTTTGCCAGTCAGAACGGGCCAGAGGTTCCTGCGTACGCAACCGTTGCGGCATCTCCATGGATGACGATGCGAGGGAGTTTCAATTCGGCAAAGCAAAGTAGTATCACCGTCCTAACGCATCCCGTTTCGGTGGGTTATCCGCAGCCGTGGATTTTGAGATCTAAACGCAGCATGCAGAATCCTGTCTGGCCAGGTCAGCATCCTGTCGAGTTGTCTGATACTCAGCCGACCCGATTGCGATATCGAGTGTTGATTCATCGTGGGACGGAAGATTCACAGACAATCAATCGTTGGCAACGCAGTTACATCGAAGACGCAAGTGCGGCTGTTGTCGCGTAG
- the truB gene encoding tRNA pseudouridine(55) synthase TruB, whose protein sequence is MFGFLNCNKPAGFSSRDLVNVVQGRLKGRKLKIGHCGTLDPLADGVLVVAVGPASRLVPFVHETSKAYHGTFRLAAESPTGDIEVEPTIFSDHPVPTIEQIRTACRDLTGTIKQTPPAYSAIKIDGRRAYDLARQGRDVEMPTRSVVIHSIDVIRYDYPELELSIACSTGTYIRTLGIDLAKSLGTMAVMSALRRTRVGEFELKDSIEIAQLRDQPIDTFLQPAVRGVSHLPQMIVDPEQCQRLINGLSLEDRQAQLPTDPVPEHAAAVREDGILQAIIAPKRGVWIPKRVFKPSLG, encoded by the coding sequence ATGTTCGGATTTCTAAATTGCAACAAGCCCGCTGGATTCTCTTCTCGTGACTTGGTGAATGTTGTCCAGGGCCGATTGAAAGGTCGAAAACTAAAGATCGGACATTGTGGGACCCTGGACCCGCTCGCTGACGGCGTTCTTGTCGTTGCGGTCGGTCCCGCGTCGCGGTTGGTTCCGTTCGTACACGAAACCAGCAAAGCCTATCACGGCACATTTCGGCTCGCGGCGGAATCACCGACCGGTGATATCGAAGTGGAACCGACAATTTTCTCCGACCATCCGGTTCCGACGATCGAACAAATCCGTACCGCGTGCCGTGATCTGACAGGAACGATCAAGCAGACCCCTCCTGCATACTCGGCAATTAAGATCGACGGACGCCGCGCGTACGACTTGGCCCGTCAAGGCCGCGATGTCGAAATGCCAACCCGATCTGTCGTCATCCATTCGATCGACGTTATTCGCTACGACTATCCAGAACTGGAACTTTCGATCGCCTGCTCAACCGGAACCTACATCCGCACGCTTGGTATCGATTTGGCCAAGTCCCTTGGAACCATGGCGGTGATGTCTGCGCTACGCAGAACTCGAGTTGGCGAGTTTGAACTGAAAGACTCGATCGAGATCGCTCAACTGCGTGATCAACCGATTGACACCTTTCTGCAACCGGCAGTTCGTGGCGTTTCGCACCTTCCACAGATGATTGTTGATCCCGAGCAATGTCAACGGTTGATCAATGGACTGTCGTTAGAAGATCGACAAGCTCAGCTCCCGACAGATCCGGTTCCCGAGCATGCCGCCGCAGTTCGCGAGGATGGAATCCTTCAAGCGATCATCGCTCCGAAGCGGGGCGTCTGGATTCCGAAACGCGTATTTAAACCGTCGTTGGGTTGA